The DNA segment attacatattGTAGTTTCGAATTTAGGGATTACAGATTTCGGCCCGAACCtcaagtattaaaaaaaatataatttaaacccTCCCTTGATACCCCTTCGTTCAAATGGAAAGCTTATATCAAAGGGGGCATCAAACGAGTGATTTGGTGAGATGAACGTTGATACAGAACCCCTAAACAAAAATCCATAACTAATTAGTTCAGTCTCATACTCTTAACTACCAAAATATATACTGTACTTAATTAATCATCGAATTCCCACCAAACACAGCAAGACCCCACAAGCCACAGCTCCATCATTATAAGTCTCATGTGTGCATGAACAGAAAATGTCTGTTCAAACAGTATCATCACCGCAAATATCAAATCTCGAAactgataatatttgttttcattaaaaaaagaagaaaataccTGATTCCTAAAAAACAGTGAACATTCAATCAATGATAGATACTAATCAAAAGATTTTTAGTACAAAAGCGAAGCTAATGGTTAATGCACCACATGTATGTTTTACAAACATGTAGGTCCATGTTATTCAATTCAATTATGTATCTTTATCCTATTTGTATACGCATTATACACCAAATTATTTCCATGCATCAAGCTCCAGTCAGCAGagcatatatactatatataaagcAATCTAATCCCTCCAGCAGccaaaaaccatcaaaaccaACAGTTTCGGTAGTTTTCTCGGTAGGATCACAATGGCAGCGACGGTTGTGTTGAGCTGCAGCAGCAGTACGAAGGTTAGAACATGGAAAAGGTATTCGAAGCAGATAAAGGAGCAAAGGGCTCGTCTGTACATCATCTGGAAATGTGCAGTCTTTCTTCTCTCCTCCCATGATTGATCACAATCATCAATCTCGATCTTTATTGCTTATGTATTAGTTTAGCTCCCAGATAAGTGAagatacgtatatatatatacagagtTAATTTTCTAATAGAGGGTGATTGGATATGGAAAGCCAACTATGTATAATGTGAATTTTCTTACGATAATCGATAGAAAATCCGTTGTCTCCTATACTTGATTATACAAATACATAGTTGTTGATATGCGAATAAGCTATTGGTAGTTTTGTAATA comes from the Brassica napus cultivar Da-Ae chromosome A7, Da-Ae, whole genome shotgun sequence genome and includes:
- the LOC111199265 gene encoding small polypeptide DEVIL 14-like; protein product: MAATVVLSCSSSTKVRTWKRYSKQIKEQRARLYIIWKCAVFLLSSHD